One window of Streptomyces sp. SUK 48 genomic DNA carries:
- a CDS encoding GNAT family N-acetyltransferase, producing MYEFQLTAVDLAPATAHDLPGIVAIQNHTAATSHARFATRLLGMEERRDWFAQFSESGPYRMLVARRGSQVLGYACSQIYRDHEAFRETVEVSVGLAEGSRGQGLGTSLYQALFGLVADEPVHVVLAGIALPNDASVALHRRFGFSDIGIFREYAVKNGRYISSLWMQRLQSAAR from the coding sequence GTGTACGAGTTTCAGCTGACGGCTGTCGATCTCGCCCCGGCGACCGCGCATGATCTGCCCGGGATCGTCGCCATCCAGAATCACACAGCCGCGACCTCGCACGCCCGATTCGCCACCAGGCTGCTGGGTATGGAGGAGCGGCGCGACTGGTTCGCGCAGTTCTCGGAGTCGGGCCCGTACCGGATGCTCGTCGCCCGCCGAGGCAGCCAGGTTCTCGGTTATGCGTGCAGCCAGATTTACCGCGATCATGAAGCTTTCCGGGAAACGGTCGAGGTGAGCGTCGGACTTGCTGAGGGCAGCAGAGGACAGGGACTGGGAACCTCCCTGTACCAAGCGCTCTTCGGTCTCGTGGCCGACGAACCGGTACACGTCGTACTCGCAGGCATCGCCCTGCCGAACGACGCCTCGGTGGCCTTGCACCGCAGGTTCGGCTTTTCCGACATCGGGATCTTCCGCGAGTACGCCGTGAAGAACGGCCGGTACATCAGCTCGTTGTGGATGCAACGGCTGCAGTCCGCCGCGCGCTGA
- a CDS encoding LysR family transcriptional regulator: MALELVDLRVFVTAASAGSLSAAARELRVAQPSVSERLRRLERLIGQPLLDRSSRGVSLTPAGERLLPHAQRCLDMAARALDIAREDDTRGTLHLTTHATYAPLAVPFVIGALQPLRYAVVVDDQHSPSALQRVAAGTTDIAITLPLPHAPEVRLHKFRSEPVIAVCHPDHPLAARRCDTARLSAHPLAVNLWGSGADLFHEQLLDAPTRAHQVYRISSAETAADLARSGQAIAVLTRATVVRDLATRSLVELDVSDMPKWHVDLMAAHHRERADEPAIAAVINALRHLQL; the protein is encoded by the coding sequence ATGGCTCTGGAACTCGTGGACCTGCGTGTCTTCGTCACCGCCGCCTCCGCCGGCTCGCTTTCCGCCGCAGCACGCGAGCTGCGAGTCGCGCAGCCGTCCGTCAGCGAACGCCTGCGCCGGCTGGAACGGCTCATCGGTCAGCCGCTGCTCGACCGGTCGAGCCGAGGAGTGTCACTGACCCCCGCGGGAGAACGGCTGCTGCCCCACGCGCAACGGTGCCTGGACATGGCGGCCCGGGCCCTGGACATCGCCCGAGAGGACGACACCCGGGGCACCCTGCACCTGACCACCCACGCCACCTACGCGCCGCTGGCCGTTCCCTTCGTCATCGGCGCCCTCCAACCACTCAGGTACGCCGTCGTGGTCGATGACCAGCACAGCCCGAGCGCCCTGCAACGAGTGGCCGCGGGCACGACCGACATCGCCATCACGCTGCCGCTGCCGCACGCCCCCGAGGTACGGCTGCACAAGTTCCGCAGTGAGCCGGTCATCGCGGTCTGCCACCCGGACCACCCGCTCGCGGCACGCCGCTGCGACACCGCCCGGCTGAGCGCTCACCCCCTCGCCGTGAACCTCTGGGGCAGCGGCGCGGACCTCTTCCACGAACAGCTTCTAGACGCGCCCACCCGCGCACACCAGGTCTACCGCATCAGCTCCGCCGAGACCGCAGCCGATCTCGCGCGCTCAGGGCAGGCCATCGCCGTCCTCACGCGCGCCACGGTCGTACGCGACCTCGCCACCCGCAGCCTGGTCGAACTCGACGTGAGCGACATGCCCAAGTGGCACGTCGACCTCATGGCAGCCCACCACCGCGAACGCGCCGACGAGCCGGCCATCGCCGCCGTGATCAACGCCCTGCGCCACCTCCAACTCTGA